The following proteins are encoded in a genomic region of Panthera leo isolate Ple1 chromosome F2, P.leo_Ple1_pat1.1, whole genome shotgun sequence:
- the RB1CC1 gene encoding RB1-inducible coiled-coil protein 1 isoform X5 gives MKLYVFLVNTGTTLTFDTELTVQTVADLKHAIHSKYKIAIQHQVLVVNGGECMAADRRVCTYSAGTDTNPIFLFNKEMILCDRPPAIPKTTFSTENDMEIKVEESLMMPAVFHTVASRTQLAVEMYEVAKKLCSFCEGLVHDEHLQHQGWAAIMANLEDCSNSYQKLLFKFESIYSNYLQSIEDIKLKLTHLGTAVSVMAKIPLLECLTRHSYRECLGRLDSLPEHEGSEKAEMKTSTELVLSPDMPRTTNQSLLTSFHKSVEHVAPDTTDAESGKEMRESCQSTVPQDETSVDAKDGDLPFFNVSLLDWINVQDRPNDVESLVRKCFDSMSRLDPRIIRPFIAECRQTIAKLDNQNMKAIKGLEDRLYALDQMIASCSRLVNEQKELAQGFLANQMRAENLKDASVLPDLCLSHANQLMIMLQNHRKLLDIKQKCTTAKQELANNLHVRLKWCCFVMLHADQDGEKLQALLRLVIELLERVKIVEALSTVPQMYCLAVVEVVRRKMFIKHYREWAGALVKDGKRLYEAEKSKRESFGKLFRKSFLRNRLFKGLDSWPPSFCTQKPRKFDCELPDISLKDLQFLQSFCPSEVQPFLRVPLLCDFEPLHQHVLALHNLVKAAQSLDEMSQTITDLLSEQKASMGQVSPQSASSPRIESTAGIATTTSPRTPPPLAVQDPLCPAVCPLEELSPDSIDAHTFDFETIPHPNIEQTIHQVSLDLDSLAESPESDFMSAVNEFVIEENLSSPNPISDPQSPEMMVESLYSSVINAIDSRRMQDTTVCGKEDLGDHASLNVQLEKCRLVAQDSHFSIQTIKKDLCHFRTFVQKGQCDFSNSLKCTALEIRNVIEKVRYSLEMTLNEKHQKELQSLKSEYEDRLAALRKESEENENKIKKLKGDLACLEEVLQNKDNEFALVKHEKEAVICLQNEKDQKLLEMESLMRTQSCEIDELKHSRETVLEDLQKLHVENDEKIQLLRTELQGLEQRHLKELEDALHARHMQEVEKAKTDHGASLEKLKKENQHRIDQIQESHAAAIQEKEQQLQELKLKVSDLSDVRCKLEVELALKEAETDEIKILLEESRAQQKETLKSLLEQETENLRTEISKLNQKIQDNNESYQVGLAELRTLMTIEKDQCISELISRHEEESDLLKAELNQVTSLHHQAFEVEKNLKEEIAELQGKLDAELSALEKQKEEKLTQQEEKYEAIIQKLEKDKEKFVMSQEQDRERLIQKLNCEKEEAVQTALKEFKLEREAVEKELLEKVKHLENQIAKRLV, from the exons GAAATGTATGAAGTTGCCAAGAAACTTTGCTCTTTCTGTGAGGGTCTGGTCCATGATGAACACCTTCAACACCAAGGCTGGGCTGCAATCATGGCCAATCTGGAGGACTGTTCAAATTCTTACCAAAAGCTACTTTTCAAGTTTGAAAGTATTTATTCAAATTATCTGCAATCCATAGAAGACATCAAGTTAAAACTTACTCA tttagGAACTGCGGTTTCAGTCATGGCCAAGATTCCGCTGTTGGAGTGCCTAACCAGACATAGTTACAGGGAATGTTTGGGAAGACTGGATTCTTTGCCTGAACATGAAGGCTCAGAAAAGGCTGAAATGAAAACCTCCACTGAACTGGTGCTCTCTCCTGATATGCCTAGAACAACTAACCAGTCTTTGTTAACCTCATTTCACAAGTCAGTGGAACACGTAGCCCCAGATACCACAGATGctgaaagtggaaaagaaatgaggGAATCTTGTCAAAGTACTGTCCCGCAGGATGAAACTTCAGTAGATGCTAAAGACGGTGAtctgcctttttttaatgtttctttgttagACTGGATAAATGTTCAAGATAGACCTAATGATGTGGAATCATTGGTCAGGAAATGCTTTGATTCTATGAGCAGA ctTGATCCAAGGATTATTCGACCATTTATAGCAGAATGCCGTCAAACTATTGCCAAACTTGATAATCAGAATATGAAAGCCATTAAAGGACTTGAAGACCGGCTCTATGCCCTGGACCAGATGATCGCTAGCTGCAGCCGACTGGTGAATGAACAGAAGGAACTCGCTCAG GGATTTTTAGCTAATCAGATGAGAGCTGAAAACTTGAAGGATGCATCTGTATTACCTGATTTGTGCCTGAGTCACGCAAATCAGTTGATGATTATGTTGCAAAATCACAGAAAACTGTTGGATATTAAACAGAAGTGTACCACTGCCAAACAGGAGCTAGCAAATAACCTACATGTCAGACTGAA GTGGTGTTGCTTTGTGATGCTTCATGCTGATCAAGACGGAGAGAAATTGCAAGCTTTGCTCCGCCTCGTAATAGAACTGTTAGAAAGAGTCAAAATTGTTGAAGCTCTTAGTACAGTTCCTCAGATGTACTGCTTAGCTGTTGTTGAGGTTGTAAGgagaaaaatgttcattaaacACTACAGGGAG TGGGCTGGTGCTTTGGTCAAAGATGGAAAGCGATTATACGAAGCTGAAAAGTCAAAAAGGGAATCCTTTGGGAAATTGTTTA GGAAGTCCTTTTTAAGAAATCGTCTGTTTAAGGGATTGGACTCCTGGCCCCCGtccttttgt aCACAGAAGCCTCGAAAGTTTGACTGTGAACTTCCAGATATTTCATTAAAAGATCTACAGTTTCTGCAATCATTTTGTCCTTCAGAAGTTCAGCCATTCCTCAG GGTTCCCTTACTTTGTGATTTTGAACCTCTACACCAGCATGTACTCGCTCTACACAATTTGGTAAAAGCAGCACAAAGTTTGGATGAAATGTCACAGACCATTACAGATCTACTGAGTGAACAAAAG GCATCCATGGGTCAGGTATCCCCGCAGTCGGCTTCCTCACCAAGGATAGAAAGTACAGCAGGAATTGCAACTACTACCTCACCGAGAACTCCTCCTCCGCTCGCCGTTCAGGATCCCTTGTGTCCTGCGGTGTGTCCCTTAGAAGAATTATCTCCAGATAGCATCGATGCACATACCTTTGATTTTGAAACTATCCCTCATCCAAACATAGAACAGACTATTCATCAAGTTTCGTTGGACTTAGATTCATTAGCAGAAAGTCCTGAATCGGATTTTATGTCTGCTGTGAATGAGTttgtaatagaagaaaatttgTCATCTCCTAATCCTATAAGTGATCCACAGAGTCCAGAAATGATGGTGGAATCGCTTTATTCATCAGTCATCAATGCAATAGACAGTAGACGGATGCAGGATACAACTGTATGTGGGAAAGAGGATTTAGGAGATCATGCTTCTCTAAATGTCCAGTTGGAAAAGTGCCGACTTGTTGCCCAAGACTCGCATTTCAGTATACAAACCATCAAGAAAGACCTTTGCCACTTCAGAACATTTGTCCAGAAAGGACAGTGTGACttctcaaattctttaaaatgtacagCATTAGAAATAAGAAACGTTATTGAAAAGGTAAGATATTCTCTGGAAATGACACTAAACgaaaaacatcaaaaagaacTGCAGTCTTTAAAAAGTGAGTACGAAGACAGACTTGCTGCACTCAGAAAGGAGAGCGAGGAAAacgaaaacaaaattaaaaagctgaaagGAGACTTGGCGTGCCTCGAGGAGGTTTTACAAAACAAAGATAACGAATTTGCTTTGGTTAAACACGAAAAAGAAGCCGTCATCTGCCTGCAAAATGAGAAGGATCAGAAGTTGCTGGAGATGGAAAGTCTCATGCGCACTCAGAGCTGCGAAATCGACGAGCTGAAACACTCGCGGGAGACCGTTCTGGAAGACCTGCAGAAGCTGCACGTGGAAAATGATGAGAAGATTCAGTTGTTGCGGACGGAGCTCCAGGGCTTAGAGCAGCGTCACCTCAAGGAGCTCGAGGACGCTCTGCACGCCAGGCACATGCAGGAGGTCGAGAAGGCCAAGACCGACCACGGGGCGTCTTTGGAGAAATTGAAGAAGGAGAATCAGCACAGAATCGACCAGATCCAGGAGTCTCATGCCGCCGCTATCCAGGAGAAAGAACAACAGCTCCAGGAATTAAAACTCAAAGTTTCCGATCTGTCGGACGTGAGATGTAAGTTAGAGGTTGAACTTGCGTTGAAGGAAGCAGAAAccgatgaaataaaaattttgctgGAAGAAAGCAGAGCCCAGCAGAAGGAGACCTTAAAATCTCTCCTTGAACAAGAGACGGAAAATTTGAGAACAGAGATAAGTAAACTCAACCAAAAGATTCAGGATAATAACGAAAGCTACCAGGTGGGCTTGGCAGAACTAAGAACTTTAATGACCATTGAAAAAGATCAGTGCATTTCAGAGTTAATTAGTAGACACGAAGAAGAATCTGACCTGCTGAAAGCTGAATTAAACCAAGTAACATCCTTGCACCACCAAGCATTTGAAGtggaaaaaaacctgaaagaagaAATAGCTGAACTGCAGGGTAAACTGGATGCGGAATTGAGTGCTCTTGAaaagcaaaaagaggaaaaactcaCCCAGCAGGAGGAGAAGTATGAAGCTATTATCCAGAAACttgagaaggacaaagagaaatttGTCATGAGCCAGGAACAAGACCGAGAACGGTTAATTCAGAAGCTTAATtgtgaaaaagaagaagctgtTCAGACTGCCCTAAAGGAGTTTAAATTGGAGAGAGAAGCTGTTGAGAAAGAGTTATTAGAAAAAGTTAAACATCTTGAGAATCAAATAGCAAAAAG ATTAGTGTGA